A segment of the Rattus rattus isolate New Zealand chromosome 4, Rrattus_CSIRO_v1, whole genome shotgun sequence genome:
TCATGTGGGTGACCgcagctctgggaggcagaggcagaagaggcaggaagatcctgagGCTCTCAGCTGGCCAGTCAGagatcctgtcttttttttttttttttttttttttttttttatacgcCCCTGCCcccagagatcctgtcttaaaacataAGGCAGAGGGtgggcaagatggctctgtgggtgaaggagtttgctgccaagcctgaggacctgagtttgaatccctagtTGCCACATTGTGGACAACTGGAACCCACTCTGCAAGTAGCCCTCTGACCGCCACAGAGGTGCATGCGCACAAAACAAATGTACAATAAAAGGAAGCTACAAAGAGGCTGAGTGGCTCAGCCAGCCGGGAGCTGTTTTATTAACTGCTTTGGTGACCCTGAAACAGATGAGTCAAAGCTAGATAAACACATGGTAGCCTGGGGGCCAGCACAGGAACAGTGAGAGGTGGAAGAGTTGGGgcaaatggagaggagcctgagggagAGTCAGGGAATAGCATTCCTGGCTGAGGGAATGGGGAatggcagatgctgggaatctgCATTCTGACATGGGACCAAATTGCTTCAGTGGCAAGCGGGGTACCCTTGGCCCGCACCCCAGTCGCCATCCTCACAAGGTCCCCAGCTCTGCCACGTCCAGCAGTCGCTGTCCCCTCACGGCCTCGGGCCCCGCACAGAGCGTGTCGTTCTGCGAGAACATCTTATGTCGGTTGGCGGCCAGCCAGCGGCACAGGTCCACGAGGTCCTTGTCACAGACCCAGGGGTTGTGGGAGACATCGAAGCCATCCTGCATATCGCGGGTCGGTCTCCCCAGGAACGCCCACAGACCCGGGGGAGTGCTGGACAGAGAGTTATTGGACAGATCCAACATATCCAGCTGCTTTAAGCCCCGAAAGGAGTCGGCCGCCACCGCGGTTAGCTGGTTGTCATTCAGGAACAGGACGCCCAGGAACGGCTGGGGCGCAAGTAAGCCAGCCTCCAGCCTTTGCAGCCGGTTCCCTTCCAGGTGCAGGCGCTGTAGCCGCCTGGGGCCCCGCAGGAATCCCTCGGGCAGCGACTCAAGCAGGTTGTGCCCAAGGTCGAGGGTGTGCAGGGCGCCTAGGTTGGCAAGGAGCCTAGCGGGCAGCGAGCGCAGCCGGTTCTCCGCCAGGTCCAAGTAGCCCAGGGCGTCCAGGCCCTGCAGCCAGCGCGCGCTCGCCTCCTGCAGCTGGTTCTCCCTCAGGACCAGGGTGCTCAGGGCGGCCGCGCTGCGGAACAAACCGGGGGGCAGGCTGCGGAGAGCATTGCGAGTCAGATCCAGGACGCGCAGCCGGGGCACCGGCGCCAGCAGCCCGGGGGACAGTTCCTGCAGGCGGTTGCTGGAGAGGTGCAGCTCCTGCAGACCGGGACACCCTTGCAGGGCGGCGGCGGGCAGCTGAGTCAGGCTGGAGAATTCCACCGACAGATGGACAGTGTCGGCCGGGAGGGAGCTCGGGAACTCAGTGGGACCGTGGCAGGAGACCGTGCTTCCCTTAACCGACTGCAGTATCAAGCATTCCCTGAGGCCCGACACCCCGCCCAAGAGGGCCAGGAGGAACAGGGTTCTGGGAAGGCAGGTATTGAGATCCGGGAGTCTGAGGTTAGTGAACCATGGTGAAAATTATATCCTTTTCTTCCCATCCCCTGGCCACCACACTGAACTGTACCGAGTCCTTCCTTACCAGGGCTGGAACGATGTGAGCCTCATGGTTTCTTTCCTGAGTCTATATTTGTCTCCttagctgggtgggtgggtggcagagcCAGTGAGTTCCTAGCTATTCTGTAAAGCCTTAGGCACACTATACCCTGGGTCTCATTCTCACCTGCTGCTTTCCCTCAGCTTCCAGGAGCAGCCCCGGTCCCACAGCAAATCTTACCTCTTAATTTCCTGCGTCTGACCCCACACACTTCCTCCCCTACTACCAGCTCTCAGAGGTGACCAGTTATTAAGTATTCCCAGTCCAAGTATCTAGTTACTTCTAACCTGGTTTGAATCCTGGCTCTACCCCATCTCCCCAGTTATGTGTTCAGAAGGGAGAGTCAGTGGACTCCTGTTCATTCTGCAAAGCTTCAGCCATAATGCCTGGCTTTCATTAtcctttctctgcccttctcAGGAAGGCAGAAACTTCCAAACGGAGCTTATCCTTTCTCTGTCCAGCTCTGGTGTGGGTTGCATGGTTACTGCTGGGTGTTCAGGGAGAACTCATGATCAGAGTGAACATGAATCCCTCTGTAGGCCTATCTGGTCCCTACAACAGCCCTCGGAGGTTTGTCCGGGGCTTCCCTATTCAGTGGGTGTGATCATGGCCTCAAGCCCCTGGTCAAGGAGCCCCTAGCAGTCTGTCCGGGAGTAAGCCTGTTTGTACAGTCTGCAGGCCTGAATCTATCCCTAGCAACCTCAGTGGGTCAGACTAATGTCCTCATAGCTGTGCTTGACCTAGTGCCAGGTTTGCCCAGAACTGGTCAGGTGAAGACCTACCTCCCTTGATGCTGCCAAGAGGCCATGGCTGCTCCTCTATGTTTGTCCTCAACACCCCAGGAAGGTGTCTTTATATAGTCCCCACCCCAACTCTGCTCTGCAACAAAACAGGAAGAGCCTGGGGCCAGGTCAACATTGCTACATCCCTTCCTAGCAGTGACTTGCTTCCTGCCCACCCTTTCCCAGACTTTCGCCAGCTTTTACTTCCTTGTTAGTGATGGGGGTAGGGGTTTCCCAgtccccacctctcccacccaggaTTCAGGGACTAAGCTTGCAATGAGATCAGGAGCCTGGCTGCTCTTTGAGCAGGGGACAGGAAATGTGTTGAAGACATCTCAGGCTAAGACATCTCAGGTCTTGAGTACCTGGTGTGCTGCTGTTTGCTTTCCCACTGAACAAGGAACAATGCCTGGTTCTAGATTTAAGGTCTTCCACAAGGAACCAAAGCAGGTCTGGCTTAGGTTCTCTGGGACTCGATTTATCTGCCTGCACAGCTGAACTTGATCTTCAAGAGATTCTTTGGTGATTACATTTATCTGAAGTtcagtgtgtgcatatatgtgttgtGAAGATACACCATGGTACCTCACATGTCATCTCATCACAGCCTAGGGTTAGAGTACAGAGCCTATTTTGACACCAGACTAGACTACATACTGAGACTGTCCAACAACAACCCACAGTTGCAAAGATGCATTTCAAGGCTATGAATTTGCCTTTGAGGACACCTTTGGCTGTCTGAGTATATGTGATTGCACATGACTTGCATAGGTCATAGGTTGATTCTAGGTGTCTTTCTCAACAGTTCTCCATATCGTTCACCAAGGCAGGGCCTCTCATTGATTGGGCTAGGCTGGTCTGCAAGAGGTCAGGgaccttcttgtctctgtcttcccagtgttaaaattacaggcatgcaccaccacactggctCTTTCTGAATGCTAAGGGATTCTaactcaggtcttcttgcttgcccaagaaatgttttcctcactgagccatttcccctaCATCCAGCTAGTTCCTCTTTGTTGGCATCTCAGTGTTATTAAAGTTTTCTTGCCATGACCTCTCCTTCCAGCCTGGGGTTTTAAGAGGCTAAACCcccatttgcctgtgaatgtgACTAAAAGCAGGTTTTGTCCCCCAAATATTCCTAATCACCCCAGGAAACAGAGCTGACCCAGAGTCAAGGGGGCCGGTGGATGTAAACAAGAGTTTTATTGACAGGGATAGGGCTGAGGAGGGTCCTGGACTCAGCTGGCCACGTGGCATGCATGGTCAGTTGGCAGTCAGAGGGCATGTCACAAGTGGGGACAGGTGGCATGGGCCTCTCTGACCACCCCAGGGCTGTATTTACAGGGGTGTCTGCCCACTTCCACCCTCCCAAAACCCCCCACAAGCCCTTTAGAAGTAGGTTCCCCCATCTCCCGGCCTGGATCCCCAAATTCCCTCTGCAGAAGCAGGATTTGAACTCCAACCGGCACCTCAGAGGCTCCATCCCCTGGGTTTCTTTCCAGAAGTACCAACATTGGCTCAGCCAATGCCAGGGTCTCTGAGGGCACCACCACCCACATTCTGagtcgcacacacacacacacacacacacacacacacacacacacacacacacacacacacactgccctgtctcacacacacccacacatatttCTGCCTCTGGCCTTTGCACACAAACAGGCCATGCacacggggacacacacacacacacacacacacacacacacacacgcacgcacgcacggagAGCGCGCTGGGCCTGAGGGGCCCAGGAGAGGGGGGGTCCCTTCTAGGGAGGATGTGTTGAGGCAGGAAGGCTCGTGTCTGCAGCTCTGCCTCCCGTTACCCCAcgtcctcacctcccaccccgGCCGACACCCCAAGTAAGAACGGGGCTGTgcaatttcttagaaaaaaaaaaaaaacaaactcaaaataaacaaaaatcaaagtctATGCTCAGGTAAAAGGTCAGCCTCTTCCCGCCCACCCCGGGGCTTCATGTCCTGCATCCTCCGGGATGGAGGGGGCTCTTGTGCTTCCCTGTGGCGAGGAGATCCCCACCCGCGAGGGTGGGGAACGAACGCGTCCCACTCGGCGCCAGTAGGGCTCGGTGACCTGGGCTGACGCCCGGGTCGCTGTAGTTGGCACCGTCGAGGCATCCGCCCGACCTAGGGTACCGGGGGTGCAGTCCGCTCGCCCGTCCCGCAGGGCAGCAAGTGTGTAGAGTCCGCGGGTGCGTGGCGGCGAGGACGGTGACCCCCGGGCCTCGCCTCGCCGctgttgaatgtgtgtgtgcgccgCAGGGCGGCTGTTGGGGGCCCATGGGGGCCGGGCCTCCGCAGGCTGCTGGTTGCAGGTGGGCTCCATGGCCCTGGAAGGTCGTCGCCCACCGAAGAAGAGTCCAAGGGGCCCGTGGGTGCGGACACAACCCGCCGGCGGTCCGGGCTGGCGTGAGGCGTGAGTGGGAAGTCGCCTGGGTGAGAGGCCCGGCAGGATCTTGGGGCGCAGAGGCGAGATTCCAGGCCTGACTCAGTCGGCACCGGGGGCTGCTCAGGGGCGCGGGTGTGCGCCAGCAGGagcaaggatgtggaggcagaggccgaCAGCAGCGCGTGGCTGTGGTCCCAGGCTCGCGGTCCTAGGGCGTGGGCGTGTGGGTGTGTTGTGGGCAGGCGTTTCTGGGGCAGAGGCGTCTGCTCAGGGGTGGGCAGCAGCCCCGAATCCAGGTCGTGAGGACCACCATGCAGCAGTGCCGCCTTTGTCCAGCCATTCTGCATAAGCGGGGCCAGCAGGGCCTCCGGGGGACCCCCGGGACCGCCGCCGGCTCCCCCACGACCCCCAGTCCCGGTTCCCCTGCGCTCGCCCAGTCGGCTCACGCTCAGCACTGCCTCGCTGCCGCCATGCGCCAGGATGGCTTCCTTGTCCTTGCGCCGGGCCAGCTCCCGCCGCTCGCGGAGACCCACGAACCAGCCCACGCTGAAACCCGACACCACAGCACCCACCACGAACGCTGCCACCGAGGACGTCACCAGCAGGTTCACCGATACCAGCCCTGCGCGGTCATCTGAGAGGCTGGCGCGCAAGAGTCCTGGGGACAAAGAAGGTGGCAATACAGTCCCTACACTGAGCTACGCTCCATTCTAGGCGGGGTTCCATCCATGACCACGCCCCAGGCCTCTCAcaaggggattctaggcaagggctctacgtCTGAGCCATGACCCTTTGTGCCTATTTTTTCTGGAATCAGTATCTTTCATCTCTCTATTAGATGGTCTCATTTTCACCCTTCATCGCAGCGGCCACCAGAGGGCGACCGTGAGCACTGGGTGAACTTAGCTTTTCATGGCTCCCAGCTCACTAAGGAAGTCTGCCATGTGTCCACCCTCCATTCCCAGGACTGAGTGTCTCTGGCTGTGTCACAGCACACAAGGGAGTCCCTTTCTCAGCTTACCAGTGCAGTCACCTAAGCCAGAGGTGCTGGCCCCGGACACATCTTGCTCAAACGTGGCACTGAGATGGGGAGAAGGGGACAGAAGTAGACTCAACACAGAGCTCTGTATACCCAGCCTGGCACAGAAAAGGGAACACAGGCAGTGGGTTGCTAGATATGCCCCACATGTCCCCCTTCCCTATACCTGGTTCCTGGTCTGAGGAAGATGCAGGAGCCATCGGGGGCCCACCCGCAGTATGGATCTTGGCTGCCAATGCAGTTCCTAGGACAGAACACGGAACAGCCAGCTGCTTAGAAAACCTGGCCATGTAGCTTCTAGTCACCGCAACTGCGACTGACTCAGAGTGAGTTTTGGAGGCCTAGGATACTTTCTCTCAAATTTTTACACAAGAAAATGGATGCTCAGTTCAGAAGCATTGCCACGAGGCTGGGCTGGAACCTGAGCCCAGACAGTCCATCCTCCCTGAAGCAGCCCCCAGCCTCCCCATTGCTCCTCCAATACAGGCTGCATCCTGCCCCAGGAACTTTGCACAGCCATGTCCTCTGCCTTTGGTTACCTCTGGTGCATCAAAGCTTTCCAACAACACATAGCTCTCCTCTTTCCATATGCTTCCCCCGACCCTGTACCAGCCTTGTGGGGGGTACTCACTTCATGCACCCCGAGTACAGCTGGCAGCGGGCAACAGGAACACGAACCACACATCGGGGGAAGGCTGCCAGCAGGCCACCTGAGGCAGCATCTAGCTCCAGGCTCAGAAGTCGTTGTCCCCACTCACCAGCACTGCTGGATCGTCCACACCTGGGCACACGGGGTGAACCATGAGGCTGGTATGCCCACCCCATGGTTCAGCCagtcactcccacctccctgcttaTCCTCAGACCTGTCTGGCCGGTAGGTCTCAAACTCCTCCAAAAAGATGCTGGGCCCTGTGGTCCCTGAGACACTGGCATTGGGCTTCACAAGGAATTTGAGGACTGTGCCAACCTCAGAGCCAAGGAAGACTATTGTCTGATTGCCCCATGGGCCTGCACCCACATCCACAGCCACTCGGGTCAGCTGGTGCCTGGAATACAAGATGGAGGTCAGGTTTACCCTGAAGTTTCCTCAGGCCTCCCAGCCCAGGTATCACACACATCCTTTGACCTGTGGGATACAGGAGTAGTTAGAAAGGTGCATGCTATCAGATAAACACTGATAGACAGTGACATGAAAAAGTGATGCTATGTTCTGCCTCAGGCCCTTTCTAAGGATGCTGGGCCCTACCCACAGCATCCTTGCCCAGCATACCCCACAATAATGAAGGCCCTTGACTGGGCTCTATTACCCCCACCATGAAGGACTGGGCTatccccctccccagcactgaccGCATCAGAGTTCTCACAATCCAAGGCGAGTGGCCCAGGGAGGGCACCGCTTCGTCCATCAGTGGGTGGGTCTTTACAAAGTTGAGAATCTCGTCAGGAAGGGCATTGGATGCGTTGTACTGCATACCAGGCGCTGCACAGCACCCGGGCCTGGGTGAAGACAGTGAGTCAGGGAGGATGCCAGGATACCACAGTGACGCCCTGATTCCCTGGGGCATCTTGGGGCTCCCCACTTTTATGGTTTCCCTGCTCTGATTCTCTGTAGCCTCAGCACCTCTTTACATTCTGATCTGATTTGCCTGGGCCTCACACAGGCCACAGCCCCTAGTCCAGGGCCTTTGTGCACATTTTCACCCTCTGCCCAGCTTATCCCTCAACAAATGAAGATCCTTGAGTGCCTGGCCCTTTGTGGCAGCCTCCTAGTGTTGCTTCCTCCACAAGCTTCTTTGTTTCCCTCCATTGTCTCCTTATCTGACACAGTGACCAGCCATTGTAGGGGCAGAACACTGCTTGACTACCCTGTGAAGATGGAAGTCATTGTCACCTGGGCCGTGGTACTTGGTCCTCAGGCACTGGGGTCCAGATTGACTCAGGTGACTTCTGCTCCCGGAAGCGGCCTTCAAACACAGCAGCCACTTGGTTCATGTCAAAGGCACAGACA
Coding sequences within it:
- the Sema6b gene encoding semaphorin-6B — protein: MWTPRAPPPRPALLFLLLLLLRVTHGLFPDEPPPLSVAPRDYLSHYPVFVGSGPGRLTPAEGAEDLNIQRVLRVNRTLFIGDRDNLYQVELEPSTSTELRYQRKLTWRSNPSDIDVCRMKGKQEGECRNFVKVLLLRDESTLFVCGSNAFNPICANYSMDTLQLLGDNISGMARCPYDPKHANVALFSDGMLFTATVTDFLAIDAVIYRSLGDRPTLRTVKHDSKWFKEPYFVHAVEWGSHVYFFFREIAMEFNYLEKVVVSRVARVCKNDVGGSPRVLEKQWTSFLKARLNCSVPGDSHFYFNVLQAVTGVVSLGGRPVILAVFSTPSNSIPGSAVCAFDMNQVAAVFEGRFREQKSPESIWTPVPEDQVPRPRPGCCAAPGMQYNASNALPDEILNFVKTHPLMDEAVPSLGHSPWIVRTLMRHQLTRVAVDVGAGPWGNQTIVFLGSEVGTVLKFLVKPNASVSGTTGPSIFLEEFETYRPDRCGRSSSAGEWGQRLLSLELDAASGGLLAAFPRCVVRVPVARCQLYSGCMKNCIGSQDPYCGWAPDGSCIFLRPGTSATFEQDVSGASTSGLGDCTGLLRASLSDDRAGLVSVNLLVTSSVAAFVVGAVVSGFSVGWFVGLRERRELARRKDKEAILAHGGSEAVLSVSRLGERRGTGTGGRGGAGGGPGGPPEALLAPLMQNGWTKAALLHGGPHDLDSGLLPTPEQTPLPQKRLPTTHPHAHALGPRAWDHSHALLSASASTSLLLLAHTRAPEQPPVPTESGLESRLCAPRSCRASHPGDFPLTPHASPDRRRVVSAPTGPLDSSSVGDDLPGPWSPPATSSLRRPGPHGPPTAALRRTHTFNSGEARPGGHRPRRHAPADSTHLLPCGTGERTAPPVP
- the Lrg1 gene encoding leucine-rich alpha-2-glycoprotein translates to MASWQHQGRTLFLLALLGGVSGLRECLILQSVKGSTVSCHGPTEFPSSLPADTVHLSVEFSSLTQLPAAALQGCPGLQELHLSSNRLQELSPGLLAPVPRLRVLDLTRNALRSLPPGLFRSAAALSTLVLRENQLQEASARWLQGLDALGYLDLAENRLRSLPARLLANLGALHTLDLGHNLLESLPEGFLRGPRRLQRLHLEGNRLQRLEAGLLAPQPFLGVLFLNDNQLTAVAADSFRGLKQLDMLDLSNNSLSSTPPGLWAFLGRPTRDMQDGFDVSHNPWVCDKDLVDLCRWLAANRHKMFSQNDTLCAGPEAVRGQRLLDVAELGTL